The Podospora pseudopauciseta strain CBS 411.78 chromosome 2 map unlocalized CBS411.78m_2, whole genome shotgun sequence genome has a window encoding:
- a CDS encoding uncharacterized protein (EggNog:ENOG503Q399; COG:O), with amino-acid sequence MDTAQDTVVDDHPVARKRSLSEVEPSSPAGEEDVDSTRKRTRTVELDEKDEGEITDSKSGSSPAPESFTPVQPFAKAHHGWNAGVNGGLRISFPSLRKPPQTNAEGDQVPEAPEAESGQPSEEKPQVQDQPDTAVELEARPSIEGLITPDGYPSQPKSSRRRSWDARFKHWCIELMRLNKDHEGVQDPEVLREAWSNWLQNRKKQDPLAQTAALRAAQSFEFTPEALTEMASAALAPENEPASPAEQQSDRSTDKATSDTGKSENSNKPLTTWEAGGMIQPIRPNQSALPLDAKDDQAWEHIFTIWCQDLAEINSKKIKTKEPRDFSRILTAYNQWIGTIDGLPKIRATAARRNASNYLAKNKGRVASLLSGRPLDDDQETEEEEPKEKEAGEEPVPETVVAEETLPLAAPVTDRNEEVKFIPLTEGEMAYRDRYFPGLAPDAVFCVMCASSEHNSAECPEMACKFCHKDHPCWTCPARQRCSKCKQLGHSVAECKERLILAQDEMDCALCGSRDHIEYSCVNLTRSFRPNPSNTPKVQSLPVFCYRCGAEGHYGGDCGLSALEKKGSSFNPFTKANASQYVDPNSSETALAYRGGHRSAADYRSGGRPDLGKSIVPRQHIQFESDDDDDDEFIQPIVQKPARSGHINFSVYSGNGSQNQEKPSARYPSSLPPKPPAVSVQPLPRGPPPPLPPGNNSFGRKHGGGGSRGGGRSGGGGRSRGRY; translated from the coding sequence ATGGATACAGCGCAAGATACTGTGGTGGACGACCACCCAGTTGCCAGGAAAAGATCTCTTTCAGAGGTGGAACCTTCCAGTCCagcaggcgaggaggatgtggactCAACCAGGAAACGCACAAGGACTGTCGAGCTTGATGagaaggatgagggggagatCACAGATTCCAAGTCTGGCTCGTCGCCGGCACCGGAGAGCTTCACGCCAGTCCAGCCCTTCGCCAAAGCTCATCATGGCTGGAATGCTGGTGTCAATGGCGGGTTGAGGATATCCTTTCCCTCGCTCAGGAAGCCACCCCAAACAAACGCTGAGGGTGATCAAGTCCCGGAGGCCCCAGAAGCGGAGTCCGGGCAGCCGTCCGAAGAAAAACCCCAGGTCCAAGATCAGCCAGATACTGCCGTCGAGCTTGAGGCAAGGCCGTCTATTGAGGGTCTGATTACACCAGATGGATATCCGAGTCAGCCTAAAAGCTCTCGACGACGATCCTGGGATGCCAGGTTCAAGCATTGGTGTATTGAACTGATGAGGTTGAACAAGGACCACGAGGGAGTGCAAGACCCAGAGGTTCTGCGAGAGGCCTGGTCGAACTGGCTGCAAAATCGAAAAAAGCAAGACCCGCTGGCGCAGACGGCGGCACTACGGGCAGCTCAAAGTTTTGAATTCACTCCAGAGGCCCTCACAGAGATGGCATCGGCAGCTCTTGCTCCGGAGAACGAACCAGCATCGCCTGCAGAGCAGCAGAGTGACCGCAGCACAGACAAAGCGACCAGCGATACCGGCAAATCCGaaaacagcaacaagccaCTGACAACTTGGGAGGCTGGAGGCATGATCCAACCCATTCGGCCAAACCAGTCCGCACTTCCCCTGGACGCCAAAGACGACCAAGCATGGGAACACATCTTCACCATATGGTGCCAGGACTTAGCTGAAATCAACtccaagaagatcaagaccaAGGAACCGCGAGACTTCAGCAGGATCTTGACGGCTTACAATCAATGGATTGGTACGATTGATGGGCTGCCGAAAATCAGAGCCACGGCAGCCAGGCGTAATGCGAGCAATTACCTGGCGAAGAACAAGGGCAGGGTTGCCTCTCTGCTTTCTGGTCGGCCGTTAGACGACGATCAAGagacagaagaagaggagcccaaggagaaggaggccggGGAGGAACCAGTCCCAGAAACAGTGGTTGCGGAGGAAACCTTGCCTCTCGCAGCACCAGTCACCGACAGGAATGAGGAGGTCAAATTCATTCCGCTCACAGAAGGGGAAATGGCGTACCGGGACCGGTACTTTCCCGGCCTTGCTCCGGACGCTGTCTTTTGCGTCATGTGCGCTTCTTCGGAGCACAATTCGGCCGAGTGCCCCGAGATGGCCTGCAAGTTCTGCCACAAAGACCACCCTTGCTGGACTTGCCCTGCTCGACAACGCTGCTCCAAGTGCAAGCAACTTGGGCATTCTGTGGCCGAGTGCAAAGAGCGACTGATACTAGCCCAGGACGAAATGGACTGCGCCCTCTGTGGCTCGCGCGACCACATTGAGTATAGCTGCGTCAACTTGACGAGAAGCTTCCgacccaacccctccaacacccccaaagTCCAGTCCTTACCCGTCTTTTGTTACCGATGTGGTGCTGAGGGGCACTATGGTGGCGACTGCGGGCTCAGCGCGCTGGAGAAAAAGGGCAGCAGTTTCAACCCATTCACCAAGGCGAACGCAAGCCAGTACGTGGATCCAAACTCTTCAGAGACGGCCCTTGCCTACCGCGGCGGTCACCGGTCTGCAGCAGATTACAGATCAGGTGGCAGACCGGATCTTGGCAAAAGCATTGTCCCTCGCCAGCACATTCAGTTCGAGtcagacgacgacgatgatgatgagttcATACAACCCATTGTTCAAAAGCCGGCGCGGTCTGGGCACATTAACTTCTCTGTATACAGTGGGAATGGCAGTCAAAACCAGGAGAAACCCAGCGCGAGATACCCATCCAGCCTCCCTCCAAAGCCTCCGGCGGTGTCGGTGCAACCACTACCGCGTgggccccctcctccgctaCCTCCAGGGAACAATTCTTTTGGGAGAAAACacggcggtggaggaagtAGGGGCGGGGGCAgaagtggaggtgggggtAGGAGCCGAGGTCGCTATTAA